One genomic region from Edaphobacter dinghuensis encodes:
- a CDS encoding GntR family transcriptional regulator, protein MPPTTQLSELPVATLKTHVVERIRNAILTAVFKPGERLNETHLAQQFGVSRIPVREALFQLQEQGLVMNHPRRGMFVVMLSEEDVQKINSLRIVLEAEAIKLCRANLIPSYEKRLEALVEKMESTTTESDFDASKLDLEFHRTVWAVSGNSYLEKTLNSLVTVLFSHQALAYMTAHDPLHWPLRHHRDLLDVILGKSNMSPEAAIVKHLRHRYTNPERYSSLAHTQVTLT, encoded by the coding sequence ATGCCGCCCACAACCCAGCTCTCGGAGCTTCCCGTAGCTACCTTGAAGACTCATGTCGTCGAGCGAATCCGCAATGCAATTCTGACGGCTGTCTTCAAGCCTGGTGAACGACTCAATGAAACTCATCTTGCACAGCAATTTGGAGTAAGCCGGATTCCGGTGCGTGAAGCTTTATTTCAGCTCCAGGAGCAGGGGTTGGTGATGAACCATCCTCGCCGCGGCATGTTCGTTGTCATGCTCAGCGAGGAGGATGTGCAAAAGATCAACAGCCTGCGGATTGTCCTTGAGGCTGAGGCCATCAAATTGTGTCGCGCGAATCTAATACCCAGCTACGAAAAGCGGCTTGAAGCGCTGGTGGAAAAGATGGAGAGCACGACCACAGAGTCTGACTTCGATGCTTCAAAGTTGGATCTGGAATTTCACCGGACAGTTTGGGCGGTATCTGGAAACTCCTATCTGGAGAAGACGTTGAATTCCTTGGTGACGGTACTGTTCTCGCATCAGGCGCTTGCTTATATGACAGCACATGATCCGCTTCATTGGCCGTTGCGTCATCACCGCGATCTTCTGGATGTGATTCTAGGCAAGTCAAACATGAGTCCGGAGGCCGCGATTGTGAAACATCTTCGTCATCGCTATACGAATCCAGAGCGCTATTCCAGCCTGGCCCATACGCAGGTTACCCTCACCTAA
- a CDS encoding CRTAC1 family protein — translation MSFSRRSFLYLSGSAWGMELLGQVATRGLKQGALSAPSGRPFDAHFVDVAASAGLISPTIYGGVDHKKYILEADGCGCAFIDYDNDGWMDIFILSGMRLNGVPENTGNRLYKNNRDGTFMNVTEKAGLSSSGWAMGVCVGDYNNDGFEDLFCTYYGQNKLYRNNRDGTFTDVTQQAGLALSANPPAWGAGCSFIDYDRDGNLDLFLSTYVEFDLKTTPTAEHDVNCNWKGIPVNCGPRGLPPSFPGAHVLYRNNGDGTFTDVTKQAKIDGPRRAYGMTVVAADFDEDGWQDIYVACDSTPSLLYMNNHDGTFREEGLFRGVALSEDGGEQAGMGVGLGDYNRDGHLDIFKTNFSDDTSDLYRNDGHANFQDVSRASRIAEESRYTSWGTGIVDLDNNGDPDIFLVTGSVYPEVEKKLSQYPNKSPRLLFRNLGDGTFEEIGQQAGTGVTTPHSSRGCAFGDFDNDGDLDILIVNMNEPPSLLRNDIKGNYHWIKVKLIGTKSNRSAIGARVVAHYGGKSNVQTLASQSSYLSANDPRLHFGLGDAQQVDVDIFWPSGEVEHLKAVKADQLITVQEGKGIIAKTQFRNT, via the coding sequence ATGAGCTTTTCTCGTCGCAGCTTTCTCTACTTATCCGGTAGCGCATGGGGCATGGAGCTCCTTGGACAGGTTGCAACAAGAGGCCTGAAGCAAGGAGCTCTTTCCGCACCGTCGGGGCGTCCGTTCGACGCTCATTTTGTCGACGTGGCGGCAAGTGCAGGATTGATATCTCCGACCATCTATGGAGGTGTCGATCATAAGAAGTACATCCTCGAAGCAGATGGATGCGGCTGCGCCTTTATTGACTATGACAACGATGGATGGATGGACATTTTTATCCTTTCGGGCATGCGTCTGAATGGTGTTCCGGAAAATACCGGCAACCGGCTCTATAAGAACAACCGCGATGGAACATTTATGAATGTCACGGAAAAGGCTGGCTTGAGCTCATCCGGCTGGGCGATGGGCGTGTGTGTGGGGGACTATAACAACGACGGCTTTGAGGATTTGTTCTGTACCTATTACGGACAAAACAAACTCTATCGCAACAACCGCGATGGAACGTTTACAGATGTGACACAGCAGGCTGGCCTGGCGTTGTCGGCCAATCCTCCTGCCTGGGGAGCTGGATGCTCTTTTATTGACTACGATCGTGATGGAAATCTGGACTTGTTCCTCTCCACCTACGTTGAGTTTGATCTGAAGACTACGCCTACAGCGGAACACGATGTGAACTGTAACTGGAAAGGGATTCCCGTGAACTGTGGGCCTCGTGGCCTGCCTCCGAGCTTTCCTGGAGCGCATGTGCTCTATCGCAATAATGGCGACGGAACGTTTACCGATGTGACGAAGCAGGCCAAGATCGACGGGCCGCGACGTGCTTATGGAATGACCGTCGTCGCGGCGGATTTTGACGAGGATGGGTGGCAGGACATCTATGTGGCGTGCGATTCCACGCCAAGCCTCCTCTATATGAACAATCACGATGGAACCTTTCGCGAAGAGGGGCTTTTCCGCGGAGTTGCATTGAGTGAAGATGGAGGGGAACAGGCCGGGATGGGAGTCGGCCTGGGTGACTATAACCGCGACGGGCACCTCGATATCTTCAAGACAAATTTTTCAGATGACACAAGCGATCTCTATCGAAACGACGGTCACGCTAATTTTCAAGATGTATCGCGAGCCAGCCGGATTGCGGAAGAGTCGCGTTACACAAGTTGGGGGACGGGGATCGTCGACTTAGACAATAATGGGGACCCTGATATTTTCCTTGTTACCGGCAGTGTCTACCCTGAAGTAGAAAAAAAGCTTTCCCAATATCCGAATAAAAGCCCAAGGCTTCTGTTCAGAAACCTGGGCGATGGCACATTTGAGGAGATTGGCCAGCAGGCGGGTACAGGAGTTACGACACCTCATTCCAGCAGAGGCTGTGCCTTTGGGGATTTTGATAATGATGGAGATCTCGACATCCTGATTGTGAATATGAACGAGCCGCCATCGTTGCTGCGGAATGACATAAAAGGCAACTATCACTGGATCAAGGTAAAACTGATCGGCACAAAATCGAATCGAAGCGCGATCGGCGCACGGGTAGTGGCTCACTACGGCGGAAAAAGCAATGTTCAAACTTTGGCCAGCCAGTCGAGTTATCTTTCTGCAAATGATCCACGGCTCCATTTTGGACTGGGTGACGCACAGCAGGTAGATGTCGACATATTCTGGCCCAGTGGAGAGGTTGAGCATCTGAAAGCAGTCAAGGCCGATCAACTGATTACAGTGCAGGAAGGCAAGGGGATTATTGCCAAAACACAGTTTCGTAACACTTAG
- a CDS encoding L-rhamnose/proton symporter RhaT: MNISAGIAIASIAGVMNGLFPLPMKANKVWAWENNWLPFSFLSLALFPGIIAWYTVPQLLLACRHAHLADMAAAIACGVLVYTGSLLFGISIVYAGLTLSFALLVGSMNAVGILVPRLLFNRSLLGSTGDWLVLAGVALSTLSVVLGFLAGKWNRKTQVDVSQAPSKRILGSILAVLGGILSGFLPVAMAMPWEHRLFDSAIHYGSASSVGASNAVLSLILFGGAIPNCGYCIYLLWKNRTCRHYKINRSYLYWGLVLAMAILYSASVALWGMAISPSLLGALGSSVGWALFVGMIVLSSTAAGLFQGEWKQAGTSAWTALTGSLACLLSSMVLICIGNYYR, encoded by the coding sequence GTGAATATCAGCGCCGGGATTGCAATTGCTTCTATCGCCGGGGTGATGAACGGATTGTTTCCACTGCCGATGAAAGCTAACAAGGTATGGGCGTGGGAAAACAACTGGCTCCCATTTAGCTTTTTATCTCTCGCGCTCTTTCCTGGAATCATCGCCTGGTATACCGTGCCTCAGCTCCTGCTTGCATGTCGGCATGCGCATCTTGCTGACATGGCTGCAGCAATAGCCTGTGGTGTGCTCGTTTATACAGGATCACTATTATTTGGCATCTCTATCGTCTACGCCGGTCTTACCTTGAGTTTTGCCCTGCTTGTCGGATCCATGAATGCTGTCGGCATTCTGGTCCCTCGGCTGTTGTTCAACCGTTCTCTGCTGGGCTCGACAGGTGACTGGCTTGTTCTCGCTGGCGTAGCACTTTCAACTCTCTCTGTCGTTTTAGGATTTCTAGCCGGCAAATGGAACAGAAAAACTCAGGTGGATGTATCTCAGGCTCCCTCAAAACGTATCTTGGGTTCAATCCTGGCGGTGCTCGGAGGAATACTTTCCGGATTTTTGCCTGTTGCGATGGCAATGCCCTGGGAACATCGTCTTTTCGACTCTGCGATTCACTATGGCAGCGCATCCTCGGTTGGAGCATCGAATGCCGTACTGTCCCTGATTCTTTTTGGAGGAGCAATTCCAAATTGCGGCTACTGTATATACCTCTTATGGAAGAATCGCACCTGCCGTCATTACAAGATAAATCGTAGTTATCTTTACTGGGGACTTGTTCTTGCAATGGCGATTCTCTACTCAGCGAGCGTCGCACTTTGGGGGATGGCAATCTCCCCTTCGCTGCTTGGAGCTTTAGGCTCTTCGGTTGGTTGGGCCCTATTCGTCGGCATGATTGTTCTGAGCTCTACTGCTGCCGGCCTGTTTCAAGGCGAGTGGAAGCAGGCTGGCACAAGCGCATGGACAGCGCTTACCGGAAGCCTCGCATGCCTGCTTTCGTCGATGGTCCTAATATGCATCGGCAATTACTATCGGTAG
- a CDS encoding polysaccharide lyase family protein — translation MFNKKAVTGFVLFGVCLLAGYSAFGDTNESNQNAVVFKLGSFDRSSFEFASDSPKQPVNFIVGQSNPAKDWYATQPAVLSSASGQTRTDVASAPRAIHFSIDSRPEDRYRLRVSLLIEAASVPALRIDINGRRGMLYLHPKLDYSNGDQGDSFYPAYSHAETTFEFPAGYLKHGENSIAFQAVEQADQAVPDASLTYDAIELDRVTGVGTPNASSALVVPTIFFRQEGGSIKEQVDAFIQSAKPFKAGAEVELAVNGKTYHQNVQGSQDFGEEKVSFLVPEFTKDTHAQLTWKSVGRPQHSDQTISPQKKWTIFIVPHIHVDVGYSDYQPKVAAIQSRDIDEALDMIDKNPSFRYSLDGAWDLEQFLKTHTAADQARAIKAVQEQKLYVPAQYANLLTGFPTSETLIRSLYPSANFSREHGSPFNYANITDVPSYSWSYASVLAAAGIHYLAGGSNNYRAPVLLQGRLNENSPMWWEGPDGNKVLLWYSRIYQQMQMLFGLPPVLDAGRDTLPLFLQMYEHPGYVADETIMYGTQVENTDLFPQQSELAQKWNETYAYPHLKYSGFHDALQSIQQQFGNNIPSIRGDGGPYWEDGIASDAYYAGMERWNEGRAPTAEKFATLTSIVNPRTRADKASLDRMWRNMVLMDEHTWDSYNSTSDPTSMEAVKQLAVKDQYAVNAQALADFITQNTMASLTSAIPVGAGKVIIFNSLNWKRSGLVSIDIDKKTELVDTTTDQKVPFKILQSGPNFDHIQFVATDIPAVGYKVYKMQPSTSPAPSTATQQNLTMENSYYRVTLDPSTGAVKSIYDKQLNHELVNESSPYRFGQYLYVTGGDKASNTVLQYSHVYPKPALEVHPAEGGSLVSVAQTPYGWVARMRSHSVNTPAITSEIRLFDRTKKIEFVEDVEKKDVDTKEGVYFAFPFAMGHPKFEYEIQNGVVNPAKDMYPGAGHEWFSVQHWIALQEGGVSVGLLPLDAGLATFGDINRGQWPDHFGDRPGSVFSYIMNNYWDTNYRAGQGGHFKFHYVLTSASSTNASELSRLGWEEITPLEADIVTTQDKALSSPEGEDHGASPSNSVAGAGSPCVLDPKEDSFLNVDDPNVLFETWKPAEDGNGTILRFLDIGGDQRTVTVHVPLLHIEEAWQSNAVEKDGEKLSLSGDHDFSFVIHPHEIASIRIVGSDACKAN, via the coding sequence ATGTTCAATAAGAAAGCAGTTACAGGTTTTGTTCTGTTTGGGGTGTGTTTACTGGCGGGGTACAGTGCCTTTGGAGACACGAACGAGAGTAATCAGAATGCAGTCGTCTTTAAGCTTGGAAGTTTCGACCGCTCTTCATTCGAGTTCGCATCGGACAGCCCGAAGCAGCCAGTGAACTTTATTGTTGGCCAAAGCAATCCGGCAAAGGATTGGTATGCAACGCAACCGGCGGTGTTGAGTTCCGCTTCCGGGCAGACAAGAACGGATGTAGCCTCCGCACCCAGAGCAATCCACTTTTCTATCGATAGTAGACCGGAGGATAGGTATCGGCTGCGCGTATCCTTATTAATTGAAGCCGCTAGTGTGCCTGCTCTCCGCATCGATATTAATGGACGGCGGGGCATGCTTTATCTCCATCCCAAGCTCGATTACAGCAATGGCGATCAGGGCGACTCTTTTTATCCCGCATATTCACATGCTGAAACTACATTCGAATTTCCTGCCGGCTATCTGAAGCATGGCGAAAATTCAATTGCGTTCCAGGCGGTTGAGCAGGCAGATCAGGCTGTACCAGACGCCAGTCTTACTTATGATGCGATCGAGCTTGATCGTGTGACTGGTGTGGGTACTCCGAATGCCTCTTCAGCTTTGGTTGTGCCTACGATCTTCTTCCGCCAAGAGGGCGGTAGCATCAAGGAACAGGTCGACGCCTTTATCCAGTCTGCAAAGCCATTTAAAGCCGGTGCCGAAGTTGAGCTGGCGGTCAACGGCAAGACCTATCACCAAAACGTGCAAGGCAGTCAGGACTTCGGCGAAGAGAAGGTGAGCTTTTTAGTCCCTGAGTTTACGAAAGATACGCATGCTCAACTTACCTGGAAGAGTGTGGGGCGTCCGCAACACAGCGATCAAACCATCAGTCCACAAAAAAAATGGACGATCTTCATCGTGCCTCATATCCACGTAGACGTGGGTTACTCAGATTACCAGCCCAAGGTAGCGGCAATTCAGAGCCGAGATATTGATGAAGCGTTGGACATGATCGATAAAAATCCCAGCTTCAGGTATAGCCTGGATGGGGCATGGGATCTGGAGCAGTTTTTGAAGACACATACTGCTGCCGATCAAGCTCGTGCGATCAAGGCCGTGCAGGAACAAAAACTCTATGTGCCCGCGCAGTATGCGAATCTGCTGACGGGATTCCCAACATCTGAAACACTGATTCGCTCCCTCTATCCAAGCGCAAATTTCAGCCGGGAGCATGGATCACCATTCAATTACGCAAATATCACCGATGTTCCTTCCTATTCGTGGTCCTATGCTTCGGTCTTGGCTGCTGCAGGAATCCACTATCTTGCCGGCGGGAGCAATAACTATCGCGCTCCTGTTCTGCTTCAGGGAAGATTAAATGAGAATTCGCCGATGTGGTGGGAGGGACCGGACGGAAACAAAGTTCTACTATGGTATTCGCGTATTTATCAGCAGATGCAGATGCTCTTTGGATTGCCTCCGGTACTGGATGCCGGTCGCGACACACTGCCATTGTTCCTGCAGATGTATGAGCATCCGGGCTATGTTGCCGATGAGACGATCATGTACGGCACTCAGGTAGAGAACACGGATCTCTTTCCGCAGCAGTCGGAGCTAGCGCAAAAGTGGAATGAAACCTACGCCTATCCGCATCTGAAGTACTCCGGCTTTCACGACGCTCTTCAGTCGATTCAGCAGCAGTTTGGCAACAACATTCCCAGTATTCGCGGCGACGGTGGCCCCTACTGGGAAGATGGTATTGCATCGGATGCTTATTATGCCGGTATGGAGCGCTGGAACGAGGGCCGAGCTCCAACAGCGGAAAAGTTCGCCACGCTCACTTCGATCGTGAATCCGCGCACGCGAGCCGATAAGGCTTCTCTCGATCGCATGTGGAGAAACATGGTCTTGATGGATGAGCATACCTGGGACTCGTACAACAGTACTTCTGATCCGACCAGTATGGAAGCGGTTAAACAGCTAGCCGTGAAGGATCAGTATGCCGTGAACGCGCAGGCTTTGGCTGATTTCATCACACAGAACACCATGGCAAGTCTGACCAGTGCCATTCCGGTTGGGGCAGGGAAGGTGATCATCTTTAACAGTCTCAATTGGAAACGGAGTGGATTAGTTTCGATTGATATCGACAAAAAAACCGAGCTGGTTGACACAACAACCGATCAGAAGGTCCCGTTCAAAATTCTCCAGAGCGGCCCCAATTTCGATCACATTCAGTTTGTGGCTACCGATATCCCGGCCGTTGGATACAAGGTCTACAAGATGCAGCCGTCAACATCTCCTGCACCGAGTACAGCAACGCAACAGAACCTGACGATGGAGAATTCTTATTATCGAGTGACACTTGATCCATCAACTGGCGCAGTCAAGAGCATCTATGACAAGCAGTTGAACCACGAGTTGGTAAACGAAAGCAGCCCGTATCGCTTTGGGCAGTATCTGTACGTCACCGGGGGCGACAAAGCTTCGAACACGGTTCTGCAATACAGCCATGTTTATCCGAAGCCTGCACTGGAAGTCCATCCTGCAGAGGGCGGCAGCTTAGTCTCCGTCGCTCAGACGCCTTATGGGTGGGTTGCGCGCATGCGGAGTCACTCTGTTAACACTCCTGCTATAACCAGCGAGATTCGGCTCTTTGATCGGACCAAGAAGATCGAGTTTGTAGAGGATGTGGAGAAGAAAGATGTCGACACGAAAGAGGGCGTATATTTTGCATTCCCGTTCGCGATGGGCCATCCGAAGTTTGAATACGAGATTCAAAATGGAGTAGTCAACCCGGCGAAAGATATGTATCCGGGTGCAGGTCATGAGTGGTTTTCTGTCCAGCACTGGATTGCATTGCAGGAAGGCGGCGTTTCTGTCGGTCTGCTTCCGCTGGATGCAGGCTTGGCAACGTTTGGCGACATCAATCGAGGACAATGGCCGGATCATTTTGGAGATCGCCCAGGTTCTGTCTTCTCTTACATCATGAACAACTATTGGGACACGAACTATCGAGCCGGGCAAGGGGGACACTTCAAATTTCACTACGTCCTTACAAGCGCATCTTCCACCAATGCGTCTGAGCTGAGCCGTCTGGGATGGGAGGAGATCACTCCGCTGGAAGCGGACATCGTCACAACTCAGGACAAAGCTCTCTCGTCACCCGAGGGAGAAGATCACGGCGCCAGTCCCTCGAATTCGGTTGCCGGTGCCGGTTCGCCGTGCGTTCTAGATCCGAAGGAAGACAGTTTTCTAAACGTGGACGATCCTAATGTTCTATTTGAGACCTGGAAACCTGCAGAAGACGGCAACGGCACTATCCTCCGTTTCCTTGATATAGGAGGCGATCAACGAACGGTAACTGTTCATGTCCCGCTCCTGCATATTGAAGAGGCATGGCAGAGCAATGCAGTGGAAAAGGATGGAGAGAAGCTTTCTCTTTCGGGAGATCATGATTTCAGCTTTGTCATCCACCCACATGAAATTGCCTCAATTCGGATCGTCGGGTCCGATGCATGCAAGGCCAATTGA
- a CDS encoding DUF5054 domain-containing protein — protein sequence MDRRDFLKGMTIASISPLAAHASALEAQSQETVNTVYVVSKCHLDIGFTDIERNILLTYFDDYLPRAMDLAATFRNSQGEERYVWTIASWMIYQYLEQASTKDRKRMEDAILAGDIAWHAMPFTWQSEMLDRSLISSALKISAVLDQRFGKKTIAGKLTDVPSHTRGLIAPVVEAGVEFLDIGDNPGCRAPDVPFLPASGTAARSATEGAEPLEPHCHLFNWRNPEGQQVMVLYHPLGYGGTVAVPGTDIAVSIRVAIDNSGPHTAQQVKEYYAALRSRFPGARIVATNLSTVATALRKVRDRLPVVTQDIGDTWIYGPASDPGKVARYRELCRLRQEWLTAGRLHAGDAVDMAFTSRLILMPEHNWGLSTGQYLKNPEIYNVSQLRKARIEKPEFQKMDDEWGAKRRNVDIAVLTLPSALQQEANSRLETLKPSLPDRQSLNEFNPASNLQTSNFDVSLDPAHGAIVKLRDRKTGREWASSEHPLALFRYQTFTSADFARFNAQYNTQEFAYNDFGKPGMNQYRAESKTWEPELQQCRAGEDAKGHRIVVDLQMPKPDPSLVDLIGWPEHSTVELSFPSDERAVYITLQCFRKRPNRMAEAMWFSFSPNAPDPNGWQFEKVNQSISPLDVIENGNRHLHAVTKDVSYRDEKGSFTLETLDAPLVAPGQRSLLDFNNKQPDMREGVHVNLYNNLWGTAFPQWYGSDMRFRFVIRL from the coding sequence ATGGATCGCCGCGACTTTCTGAAGGGAATGACTATCGCTTCCATTAGCCCGCTTGCTGCTCATGCAAGCGCACTGGAGGCTCAATCGCAGGAGACGGTGAATACCGTATATGTCGTTTCCAAATGTCATCTCGATATCGGCTTTACGGACATCGAGCGAAATATTTTACTGACGTATTTTGATGACTATCTTCCGCGCGCAATGGACCTGGCAGCAACTTTCCGCAACTCACAGGGAGAAGAGCGTTATGTATGGACGATTGCGTCATGGATGATTTATCAGTACCTGGAGCAGGCATCGACGAAAGATCGCAAGCGAATGGAAGATGCCATCCTGGCCGGTGACATCGCCTGGCATGCGATGCCATTTACATGGCAGTCGGAGATGTTGGACCGCTCCTTGATCTCATCTGCATTGAAGATCTCTGCTGTCCTTGATCAGAGGTTCGGTAAAAAAACAATTGCGGGCAAATTAACTGATGTGCCAAGCCATACCCGCGGGTTGATTGCTCCTGTAGTAGAAGCGGGCGTTGAGTTTTTGGATATTGGCGACAATCCAGGATGCAGAGCTCCTGATGTGCCTTTCCTTCCTGCGAGTGGCACGGCTGCTCGTTCAGCAACGGAGGGTGCCGAACCGCTGGAGCCTCACTGCCACTTGTTCAATTGGCGCAATCCAGAAGGGCAGCAGGTCATGGTGCTTTATCATCCGCTGGGATATGGCGGTACGGTGGCAGTTCCAGGAACGGACATCGCAGTTTCAATCCGAGTTGCGATCGACAACTCCGGTCCTCATACTGCACAGCAGGTGAAAGAGTATTACGCAGCCTTACGTAGCCGCTTCCCCGGAGCGAGAATTGTTGCCACGAATCTGAGTACGGTTGCCACTGCGCTGCGTAAGGTGCGCGATCGTCTGCCAGTCGTTACGCAGGATATAGGAGACACCTGGATTTATGGCCCGGCGAGCGATCCGGGCAAGGTTGCGCGGTATCGCGAGCTATGCCGCTTGCGGCAGGAATGGCTGACCGCGGGACGACTCCATGCTGGAGATGCGGTGGACATGGCATTTACGTCTAGATTGATCCTGATGCCCGAACATAATTGGGGACTCTCTACAGGGCAGTATCTGAAGAACCCAGAGATCTATAACGTCAGTCAGCTTCGCAAAGCGAGGATTGAAAAACCTGAATTTCAAAAGATGGACGATGAGTGGGGTGCTAAGCGGCGCAACGTGGATATTGCGGTCCTGACACTTCCTTCTGCACTGCAGCAAGAGGCAAACTCCAGACTGGAGACTCTCAAGCCCAGTCTTCCTGATCGGCAGTCGCTAAATGAGTTCAACCCTGCGAGTAATCTCCAGACATCAAATTTTGATGTCTCTCTCGATCCTGCGCATGGGGCGATCGTAAAGCTGAGAGACAGGAAGACTGGTCGTGAATGGGCATCCTCAGAGCATCCGCTCGCTCTTTTCAGATATCAGACATTTACAAGCGCGGACTTTGCTCGTTTCAATGCCCAATACAATACTCAGGAATTTGCCTACAATGATTTTGGCAAGCCGGGGATGAATCAGTATCGTGCCGAGAGCAAAACTTGGGAACCGGAATTGCAGCAGTGTAGAGCTGGAGAGGATGCCAAGGGGCACCGTATCGTTGTAGACCTGCAGATGCCGAAGCCTGATCCATCGTTAGTAGATTTAATTGGCTGGCCAGAACATTCGACGGTCGAACTGTCGTTTCCCTCCGACGAGCGTGCTGTGTACATCACCTTACAATGTTTTCGAAAGCGCCCCAACCGCATGGCAGAGGCGATGTGGTTTTCCTTCTCGCCGAATGCTCCTGACCCCAATGGATGGCAGTTTGAAAAGGTGAATCAGTCGATATCGCCGCTGGATGTAATCGAAAACGGCAATCGCCACTTACATGCGGTTACAAAAGACGTTAGCTATCGCGATGAAAAGGGAAGTTTCACGCTGGAAACGCTGGATGCACCCCTTGTGGCTCCCGGCCAGAGATCGCTGTTGGACTTTAATAACAAACAGCCGGACATGCGCGAGGGCGTGCATGTAAATCTCTACAACAATCTTTGGGGCACCGCCTTTCCGCAGTGGTACGGAAGTGACATGCGGTTTCGTTTTGTAATTAGGCTGTGA
- a CDS encoding tetratricopeptide repeat protein produces the protein MMRRSRQIICRVCLTLTFIFIAGAISPTWAQSSAQQNENVCDVHSTLHRVDGLLKLHREAEAQLLLQRVVKCSHLSQIETFNIAWSYGRMHDFKTALRLFATVDANVPDLQTHAYAVALGQFEMSDYPSVIKTLKTVQDKQALNPDCVNLLAVSYAKLGQYQDAYVLLQGQIQEHPRDLFSYLNLITLLTDAGQFAEAQKVATECVAVFPQNSEVFVVRGATETLLGQLDKARSDFDNAVKISPEKKDPRFFLALTDYKLSNYAAAVADLRSAMHAGVISADLEYLLAECMLKLDPTKPADALAELDMAIRLDENSAPSRTLRGKLLLEEGNPKKAVADLEIAHKIDPAMRSATYNLARAYFAVGKQKEAQTLYQQLQEQTTDTVTELSDRRIKQVLAGGP, from the coding sequence ATGATGCGGCGCAGTCGGCAGATAATTTGTCGAGTCTGCCTCACTCTGACTTTTATCTTCATTGCCGGTGCCATCAGTCCGACTTGGGCGCAGAGTAGCGCACAACAAAACGAGAATGTTTGCGATGTGCACAGCACACTGCACCGTGTCGACGGACTCTTGAAGCTGCATCGGGAAGCAGAAGCGCAGCTTCTACTTCAGAGGGTAGTGAAATGTTCGCATCTGTCCCAGATCGAAACTTTTAATATTGCCTGGTCTTATGGCAGAATGCATGACTTCAAGACAGCTCTCAGGCTCTTTGCTACCGTCGATGCGAATGTGCCCGACCTGCAAACGCATGCTTATGCGGTTGCACTCGGCCAGTTTGAGATGAGCGATTATCCGTCGGTGATTAAAACTCTCAAAACAGTGCAGGATAAACAAGCGCTAAACCCTGACTGCGTGAATCTTCTCGCTGTATCGTATGCGAAACTGGGCCAATATCAGGATGCATACGTGCTTCTTCAGGGACAGATTCAGGAGCATCCGCGGGATTTATTTTCCTATCTGAACCTGATAACGCTGTTGACCGATGCTGGCCAGTTTGCTGAAGCGCAAAAGGTGGCGACCGAGTGTGTTGCGGTTTTTCCGCAAAACTCGGAGGTGTTTGTTGTCCGGGGCGCCACGGAGACCTTGCTGGGGCAGTTGGATAAGGCACGCAGCGACTTTGACAATGCGGTGAAAATTTCACCCGAAAAGAAGGATCCTCGATTCTTTTTAGCACTAACTGACTACAAGTTAAGCAACTACGCAGCGGCGGTCGCTGATCTGAGAAGTGCAATGCATGCTGGAGTTATCAGTGCGGATTTAGAGTACCTGTTGGCTGAATGCATGCTGAAACTCGATCCGACGAAACCGGCCGATGCACTTGCCGAACTGGATATGGCAATCCGGCTTGATGAAAATTCCGCGCCTTCCCGCACACTGCGGGGCAAGCTTCTTTTAGAAGAAGGGAATCCGAAGAAAGCGGTTGCGGATTTAGAGATCGCTCACAAGATCGACCCTGCGATGCGGAGTGCTACCTATAATTTGGCTCGCGCGTATTTTGCCGTCGGCAAACAAAAGGAAGCGCAGACTCTTTATCAGCAGTTACAAGAACAGACAACGGACACGGTTACAGAGTTGAGTGATCGGAGAATTAAGCAAGTTCTGGCGGGAGGTCCGTAA